One Varibaculum prostatecancerukia genomic window, CTAAGGGAAGGCGAGCCAAAGGAAAAATTCTAGGATTCTTGCCTCGCGCCCTCGGAAATTGAACGAGGAAATCGCCCGGCGGGGTCAATCCCCTACATCAACGCGCGTAACATCCTAGCCCTGTCCAAAAACAGATTCCCTCCCCCATCTACGGAGGCAAAGTAGGGCTAACCTTAGTTAAAATTTGCGTCAGCTAACCAAATAAAACCCGGTCTAACCGGCACAAATACCGCCAACTAACCCTCAAAATTACCTAATTAACAAAAGGGCTATCTTGCGTAAATAGTTCCCCTGTTATGACACCTGAGGTCTCAGACAGAGCAACGCCGCTGAAAGCTTAAAACAGAAACTGCCGTGCAGAAACTGCCCTATGCTTCCCAATTCTCCAGGAAAGCGCGAACCGCGGCAGCGCCGCGATAAGAGGCTTGCGCCCCGACCTTGGTGGTAGCCAGGGAAGAAACTGCGGCAGCCAGGCAAGCTCCATCCGCTAATGAACACCCCGCCGCCAGCGCCGACAACAAAGACCCCATGAAGGAATCTCCCGCTCCGGTGGTATCTACCGTCTCAACTGGGAAAATCGGGATCCGGGTGGCCTCACCATTATCTAGTACAAGCGAGCCATCACCCCCCAAAGTCAACACCACCTGTTTCATTCCTAAAGAATCGGCCGCTTCCCGCAACTGGTTAAGGTCTTCAACATCTAGTTCGCGGCCACTTAATACCGCCAGTTCGTGTTGATTAACGATCAACACATCAACCAGTTTCAATAGGGAATCTGAAACCTGAGTTATAGGCGAAAAGTTCAGTACCACCTTTACACCTGCCTGGTGAGCAATCCGCGCCGCTTCCTCAACCGCATCTAGAGGAGCTTCTAGACACAAACCCAAGGTCTTCGCCGAGGTAATAACTTCGCTTTCTTCCCGAACTAATTCCGCATTTACCAGCGCATTTGTCCCCGCAGAATAAACGATAGTGTTCTCTCCGGCCGCATCCACTGTAATCAAGGTTGATCCCGATGCACCCTCGCAACGCTTCACCCCGGTAGTGTCTACTCCCGCGCTGTTAAGGGAAGCCATTAAGAGGTCGCCATGCCCGTCATCGCCAACGGCTCCAATAATCTTAGTTTTCGCACCTAAAAGGGCGCAGGTAACCGCTTGATTAGCGGATTTACCTCCAGGAAGGGTCACCAATGGACCACCGATAACCGTTTCACCAGGACCTGGGAGTCGCTCAGTTTCTATGGTCAAATCAGCATTAATTGACCCCACTACGGTAACGGGCGCCCCTAAAGCATCCAGCACTCGCTGCGCGGTTGTCACTATCTCTTTCATCTGCTTCATGTTTCCTCACAAATACTAAAATTTTATTTCGCTAGCTCGGATTGACTACTGTACCCGCATTTTGCGGTAACCGATTCGCGTTAATATCTTGCGCACTCGATTCTGAGTACGCTCAGGAGTAGCCGAAACTCGTTGAGGGAACGCGTGACCATTAAGGCATTCACGTCCAATTTTTTGGCGATTTTCCTAATAACGGTCATCGCGTTCCCTCATTCAATGTTTCTACTGTCCCTAGCTGGCGTCTGCGGGTTGTCCGGCTGCTTTCGGAATTAGGAACGAGGTTCCCAATGCCAACAGCAGCAGTACAGCGCCCGTGATAATCGCGCCGAGATGCCCGCCGTAGCCTCCACCTAAAGAAGTCATCACCGCATAGAGCACCGCGAAGGAAATACCGGCTCCCAGGTTGAAAGCACCTGCGTTAAGCCCCGGCAGGTAGCCG contains:
- a CDS encoding ribokinase encodes the protein MKQMKEIVTTAQRVLDALGAPVTVVGSINADLTIETERLPGPGETVIGGPLVTLPGGKSANQAVTCALLGAKTKIIGAVGDDGHGDLLMASLNSAGVDTTGVKRCEGASGSTLITVDAAGENTIVYSAGTNALVNAELVREESEVITSAKTLGLCLEAPLDAVEEAARIAHQAGVKVVLNFSPITQVSDSLLKLVDVLIVNQHELAVLSGRELDVEDLNQLREAADSLGMKQVVLTLGGDGSLVLDNGEATRIPIFPVETVDTTGAGDSFMGSLLSALAAGCSLADGACLAAAVSSLATTKVGAQASYRGAAAVRAFLENWEA